A portion of the Blastopirellula sediminis genome contains these proteins:
- the glgB gene encoding 1,4-alpha-glucan branching protein GlgB — MRTNVTLDNMGALIECRSEDPFRILGPHQVEHRGEPAIAVRAYLPDSEQAWVFHPGHNNSMPMRRIHPSGLFEAICPEDEIMKSGQYQLRTSDQSGQMNSVRDPYAFPSYFSDYDLYLLGEGAHWKSYDKLGAQLRTVNGVSGVNFAVWAPNAKSVAVVGQFNKWDGRVHPMRRLGSSGIWELFIPDLTAGVQYKYRVNQHDRTVDKCDPYAFAAEVPPRTANIVSDLSTYTWDDAEYMARRAEQNQLERPISVYEVHLGSWKWNSESKSGWYNYRDLAHQLVEYCLEQNFTHIELMPISEHPFTGSWGYQAVGYFAATSRYGTPEDFMYFVDYCHKHGLGVIIDWVPAHFPKDDHGLRQFDGTALYEHDDPRKGEHPDWGTLIFNYGRNEVKNFLISNALFWFDKFHIDGLRVDAVASMLYLDYSRKHDEWVPNQYGGRENIEAISFLREFNEQAHLQYPGILTIAEESTAWGGVSHPTSTGGLGFSLKWNMGWMNDTLRYMRKDPIHRKFHHGELTFSLIYAFTENFCLPLSHDEVVHGKGSLLDQMPGDLWQRFANLRLLYSYMWSHPGKKLLFMGGEIAQWNEWNANGELQWDLLEWESHKGVQQLISDLNAMYRHESSLHQVDFKGDGFEWIDCDNWEASVVAYVRKGKDPSDFTITICNFTPVVYNGYRIGVPQAGSYREIFNSDNARYAGSNVINIDELESAPVQWNGRDNSIMLDIPPLACVVVKPC; from the coding sequence GTGCGGACGAATGTTACATTAGATAACATGGGGGCTTTAATTGAATGCCGTTCGGAGGACCCGTTCCGCATTCTTGGTCCCCATCAAGTCGAGCACCGTGGTGAACCTGCGATCGCCGTTCGGGCCTACTTGCCCGATTCGGAGCAAGCATGGGTGTTCCATCCAGGTCATAATAACAGCATGCCCATGCGGCGGATCCATCCGAGCGGTTTGTTCGAGGCGATTTGTCCAGAGGATGAAATCATGAAGTCGGGACAATATCAATTGCGCACCAGTGACCAGAGCGGCCAGATGAACTCAGTCCGAGACCCCTACGCGTTTCCTTCCTACTTCAGCGACTACGATCTCTACCTGTTGGGCGAAGGCGCCCACTGGAAGTCGTACGACAAACTCGGCGCCCAGTTGCGCACGGTGAACGGCGTCAGCGGCGTGAACTTCGCCGTCTGGGCTCCGAACGCCAAGAGCGTCGCCGTCGTCGGCCAATTCAACAAATGGGACGGCCGCGTCCATCCGATGCGCCGGCTCGGCTCCAGCGGCATCTGGGAGCTTTTCATCCCCGATCTGACGGCGGGCGTGCAGTACAAGTACCGCGTAAATCAGCATGACCGGACCGTCGACAAGTGCGATCCCTATGCGTTCGCCGCCGAAGTTCCGCCGCGCACGGCGAACATCGTCTCGGACTTGTCGACCTACACGTGGGACGACGCCGAATACATGGCTCGCCGCGCCGAACAAAACCAGCTGGAACGACCGATCTCGGTCTACGAGGTTCACCTCGGCAGCTGGAAGTGGAACAGCGAATCGAAGTCGGGCTGGTACAACTATCGCGATTTGGCTCACCAGTTGGTCGAATACTGCCTAGAGCAGAACTTCACCCACATTGAGCTGATGCCGATTTCCGAGCATCCGTTCACCGGCAGCTGGGGCTACCAGGCGGTCGGCTACTTCGCCGCGACCAGCCGTTACGGCACGCCGGAAGACTTCATGTACTTCGTCGATTACTGCCACAAGCATGGCTTGGGCGTGATCATCGACTGGGTGCCGGCTCACTTCCCCAAAGACGATCACGGTCTGCGTCAGTTCGACGGCACGGCGCTGTACGAACATGACGATCCCCGCAAGGGCGAACATCCCGACTGGGGAACGCTGATCTTCAACTACGGCCGCAACGAGGTCAAAAACTTCCTGATCTCGAACGCGCTCTTCTGGTTCGACAAGTTCCACATCGACGGTCTCCGCGTCGACGCCGTCGCTTCAATGCTGTATCTGGACTACAGCCGCAAGCATGACGAGTGGGTCCCGAATCAGTACGGCGGTCGCGAGAACATCGAAGCGATCTCGTTCCTCCGCGAGTTTAACGAACAAGCTCACCTGCAATACCCAGGCATCCTGACCATCGCCGAAGAGTCGACCGCGTGGGGCGGCGTTTCGCACCCGACCTCGACCGGCGGTCTCGGCTTCAGCCTGAAGTGGAATATGGGCTGGATGAACGATACCCTCCGCTACATGCGGAAAGATCCGATTCACCGCAAGTTCCACCACGGCGAACTGACCTTCAGCTTGATCTACGCGTTCACCGAAAACTTCTGCTTGCCCTTGTCGCATGACGAAGTGGTGCACGGCAAAGGTTCGCTGCTCGATCAAATGCCGGGCGACCTGTGGCAGCGATTCGCCAACCTGCGATTGCTCTACTCGTACATGTGGAGCCATCCTGGCAAGAAGCTGTTGTTCATGGGGGGCGAAATCGCCCAGTGGAACGAGTGGAACGCCAACGGCGAACTGCAATGGGACCTGCTCGAGTGGGAATCGCACAAGGGCGTTCAGCAGTTGATCTCGGACTTGAACGCGATGTACCGCCACGAGTCGTCGCTGCACCAGGTCGACTTCAAGGGAGACGGCTTCGAGTGGATCGACTGCGATAACTGGGAAGCCAGCGTCGTCGCCTACGTCCGCAAAGGAAAAGATCCGAGCGACTTCACAATCACGATCTGCAACTTCACTCCGGTCGTCTACAACGGCTACCGCATCGGCGTGCCGCAGGCCGGATCGTATCGCGAGATCTTCAACTCCGACAACGCTCGCTACGCCGGCAGTAACGTCATCAACATCGACGAGCTGGAATCGGCCCCGGTCCAATGGAACGGCCGCGACAACTCGATCATGTTGGACATCCCGCCGCTGGCCTGCGTGGTGGTGAAGCCCTGCTAA
- a CDS encoding acyl carrier protein, which yields MGTEANSPPPEVFTWLRKEIAERRQIRIDLIQPESSLAEDLIPDSFELIELATAVEQHFGVRIDFDEVADIDTLGDFSALIESKR from the coding sequence ATGGGGACCGAAGCAAACTCACCGCCGCCTGAAGTTTTCACGTGGCTGCGCAAGGAAATCGCGGAACGACGTCAGATTCGGATCGACTTGATCCAGCCTGAGAGTTCCTTGGCCGAAGATTTGATTCCTGACTCGTTCGAATTGATCGAGTTGGCGACCGCCGTCGAGCAACATTTCGGCGTGCGGATCGACTTCGATGAAGTCGCCGACATTGATACGCTTGGCGACTTCAGCGCCTTGATCGAAAGCAAACGCTAA
- a CDS encoding DJ-1/PfpI family protein: protein MPAKKILMLVGDFVEDYEVMVPFQMLLMVGHQVDAVCPDKKAGESVATAIHDFVGYQTYIEKQGHNFTLNATFSEIDPASYDALVIPGGRAPEYLRLNPRVIEIVQHFAKADKPIASLCHGPQILAAAGVLDGKSCSCYPAVSPEVSLSGGTFVPASEGYDNAHVDGNLVTAPAWPAHPAWIRAFLEVLGTKITL, encoded by the coding sequence ATGCCTGCGAAAAAAATCTTGATGCTGGTCGGCGACTTCGTGGAAGACTACGAAGTGATGGTGCCGTTTCAGATGTTGCTGATGGTCGGCCACCAGGTCGATGCGGTTTGCCCTGATAAGAAAGCGGGCGAATCGGTCGCTACGGCGATTCACGATTTTGTCGGCTATCAGACTTACATCGAAAAGCAGGGGCACAACTTCACGCTGAACGCGACGTTCAGCGAGATCGACCCGGCCAGCTACGACGCGCTGGTCATCCCCGGTGGTCGCGCTCCGGAGTACCTGCGGCTTAATCCCCGTGTGATCGAGATCGTGCAGCACTTCGCCAAGGCGGACAAGCCGATCGCTTCGCTCTGTCACGGACCGCAAATCCTGGCGGCGGCTGGCGTCCTCGACGGCAAGTCATGCAGCTGCTACCCGGCGGTCTCGCCCGAAGTGTCGCTCAGCGGCGGGACGTTCGTACCGGCGAGCGAAGGCTATGACAACGCACATGTCGACGGCAATCTGGTTACCGCGCCCGCCTGGCCGGCTCACCCGGCGTGGATCCGAGCTTTCTTGGAAGTGCTCGGGACGAAGATCACGCTGTAG
- a CDS encoding anhydro-N-acetylmuramic acid kinase produces MRSDAAISLERRRWFLGAAVGLRAETVDGVVIATRGRGLEATVEVVSEGYVELPKPIAITLRQHLHGEPISPSERVELSRQIAELQTVVVERLLHEVDLDARQVAVGLSGPTAWRPLGEAWAPETIGAPELVAEATGATVIDAFAERNIAAGGTGGPLDALPLWLLFSPPQWSSAGRPTIAVTFDETVDAYFIPPRRVGVEIPAIYWSPVAPGRLLQDQLEQIQPAAAGKSKFEAVLSAWREIESLYQTPIWRPDLFDLAPFAAAADGRVDESQGEALLRRFWQEQVAHAIQADLPTSAAAQRIVLLGEPLGVDEIADKIRDRTELTVETALDLGWSPRIHGPAVAALLAFSFLERFPADVTMLTGSKAARVLGRITPGSPANWQYCLEQLATAPSGKMPLRNAV; encoded by the coding sequence GTGAGATCGGACGCAGCCATCTCGCTCGAACGACGTCGCTGGTTTCTCGGCGCAGCCGTAGGGCTGCGCGCTGAAACGGTTGACGGCGTGGTGATCGCCACGCGCGGCCGCGGCTTGGAAGCGACCGTCGAAGTCGTCAGCGAAGGCTACGTCGAACTGCCGAAGCCGATCGCGATCACGCTGCGCCAACATCTGCATGGCGAACCAATTTCGCCGAGCGAACGGGTTGAACTCTCGCGGCAAATCGCCGAACTGCAAACAGTCGTCGTCGAACGACTGCTCCACGAGGTCGATCTTGATGCACGACAAGTTGCCGTCGGCTTGTCGGGGCCAACCGCCTGGCGTCCGCTGGGCGAAGCTTGGGCGCCCGAAACGATCGGCGCACCGGAACTGGTCGCCGAAGCGACCGGCGCGACGGTCATCGACGCCTTCGCGGAACGAAACATCGCCGCCGGCGGAACCGGCGGTCCGCTCGATGCGCTGCCGCTCTGGCTCTTGTTCTCGCCGCCGCAATGGTCCAGCGCCGGCCGCCCGACGATCGCGGTCACGTTTGACGAAACGGTCGACGCCTATTTCATTCCGCCGCGGCGCGTCGGCGTCGAGATTCCGGCGATCTACTGGTCGCCGGTTGCGCCGGGTCGCTTGCTTCAGGACCAGCTAGAACAGATTCAACCGGCCGCCGCCGGCAAAAGCAAATTCGAAGCGGTTCTCAGCGCTTGGCGCGAAATCGAATCGCTCTATCAAACGCCGATCTGGCGTCCCGATCTGTTTGATCTCGCTCCTTTCGCCGCCGCAGCGGATGGGCGCGTTGACGAAAGCCAGGGAGAAGCGCTGTTGCGCCGCTTCTGGCAAGAACAAGTCGCACACGCGATCCAAGCCGATTTGCCGACCTCGGCTGCGGCTCAGCGAATTGTGCTGCTAGGCGAACCGCTTGGCGTCGACGAGATCGCCGACAAGATTCGGGATCGAACCGAGCTGACGGTCGAAACGGCGCTAGATCTCGGCTGGAGCCCCCGCATTCACGGCCCCGCCGTCGCCGCACTACTGGCCTTCTCGTTCCTCGAACGCTTTCCGGCCGACGTGACGATGCTGACCGGATCGAAAGCGGCCCGCGTCTTGGGACGCATCACGCCCGGCAGCCCAGCGAACTGGCAGTATTGCCTAGAGCAGCTCGCCACGGCGCCCAGCGGCAAAATGCCGCTCCGCAACGCGGTCTAG
- a CDS encoding gamma-glutamyl-gamma-aminobutyrate hydrolase family protein, with product MQSKPLIGLNANFRPATHDRPAFSFVGAGYYDSIIAAGGIPVVIPPVAEAADMEAILDRLHGIVFIGGPDLDPHRDGFMRHASVRPMESRREDLDRTLMSLVVRRRMPVFGIGVGLQLLNITMGGNLFFHIPADVPTALPHKDPIDAGHRHGLEVVPGTIMDRIYGDGEVRVNSMHHMAIDELAPGFQVAARAPDGLIEAIEWAGDDWVAIGTQFHPEAESASALDQRIFEEFIEGIHAQYGVPRTPVVAGA from the coding sequence ATGCAATCCAAACCGTTGATCGGCTTGAACGCCAATTTTCGCCCGGCTACCCATGACCGTCCCGCCTTTTCGTTTGTCGGGGCAGGTTACTACGACTCGATTATCGCTGCTGGCGGCATTCCCGTAGTAATTCCACCGGTCGCCGAAGCGGCGGATATGGAAGCGATTCTCGATCGACTGCATGGGATCGTGTTTATCGGTGGACCCGATCTCGATCCGCATCGCGACGGATTCATGCGCCACGCGTCGGTTCGCCCGATGGAGTCGCGCCGTGAAGATCTCGATCGCACCCTAATGTCGCTGGTCGTTCGTCGTCGTATGCCCGTGTTCGGCATCGGCGTTGGCCTGCAATTGCTCAACATTACGATGGGCGGCAACTTGTTCTTCCATATTCCGGCCGACGTGCCGACCGCTTTGCCGCACAAAGATCCGATCGACGCGGGTCATCGTCACGGCTTGGAAGTGGTTCCCGGTACGATCATGGACCGCATTTATGGTGACGGCGAAGTTCGCGTCAACAGCATGCACCACATGGCGATTGACGAACTCGCGCCCGGTTTCCAAGTCGCCGCTCGCGCTCCCGATGGCCTGATCGAAGCGATCGAATGGGCCGGCGACGATTGGGTCGCCATCGGCACGCAGTTCCATCCCGAAGCCGAATCGGCCTCGGCCCTGGATCAACGGATCTTCGAAGAGTTTATCGAAGGAATTCATGCCCAGTACGGCGTCCCCCGCACTCCGGTCGTCGCTGGCGCTTAG
- a CDS encoding 3-oxoacyl-ACP synthase III — protein MNFHNVCLESFGYVLPAEIVTSDQLEARLAPLYERLRLPAGRLELMTGIRERRFWSPETMPSEISIESGRNAIEAAGIDVGEIGALVHGSVCRDHLEPATACRVHHELGLRQDCVIYDVSNACLGLLSGALQIASMIELGQIRAGLVVGTENGRQLVDNTIRTLNEDMSLTRNQIKLAVASLTIGSASCAMLLCDRELSQTQNLLHAAAVRAHTQHHQLCHSIAGSGETGVGSPLMQTDSERLMLEGIEVGGATFDDFLRNSRWSREEIQRTFSHQVGLTHRKLVLERLGLTTDNDFATVQWLGNTGSAALPVTMAIGAQTGRIRQGDNVAMLGIGSGINCVMMGVDWQEARVRGAGELPAEVLQVDRDQDATTCSSSAQ, from the coding sequence ATGAATTTTCATAACGTCTGTCTAGAGTCGTTCGGATACGTATTGCCGGCCGAAATCGTCACCTCGGATCAGCTGGAAGCCCGCTTGGCTCCGCTGTACGAGCGTCTGCGTCTACCGGCAGGACGGCTGGAATTGATGACCGGCATTCGCGAGCGACGCTTCTGGTCGCCTGAGACGATGCCGAGCGAGATCAGCATCGAGAGCGGTCGCAACGCGATCGAAGCGGCCGGTATCGACGTCGGCGAAATTGGCGCGCTGGTCCATGGTTCGGTCTGTCGCGACCATCTGGAACCAGCGACCGCTTGCCGCGTGCATCATGAGCTCGGGCTGCGACAAGACTGCGTCATCTACGACGTCTCGAACGCTTGCCTGGGCCTGCTGAGCGGCGCACTGCAGATCGCCAGCATGATTGAGCTGGGCCAGATCCGCGCCGGGCTGGTGGTTGGAACTGAAAATGGGCGTCAGCTGGTCGACAACACGATCCGCACGCTCAACGAAGATATGAGCCTGACGCGCAACCAGATCAAGCTGGCGGTCGCGTCGCTGACGATCGGCTCGGCCAGCTGCGCGATGCTGCTGTGCGATCGCGAGCTGAGCCAGACGCAGAACTTGCTGCATGCCGCCGCCGTGCGTGCTCATACGCAGCATCATCAACTTTGTCACAGCATCGCCGGATCAGGCGAGACCGGCGTCGGCAGCCCGCTGATGCAGACCGACTCGGAACGGCTGATGCTGGAAGGGATCGAAGTTGGCGGCGCCACGTTCGACGACTTCCTCCGCAACTCACGCTGGAGCCGCGAAGAAATCCAGCGGACCTTCAGTCACCAGGTCGGCCTGACCCATCGCAAGCTCGTCTTGGAACGTTTGGGCCTGACGACCGACAACGATTTCGCCACGGTGCAGTGGCTCGGCAATACCGGCTCGGCCGCGCTGCCGGTCACGATGGCGATCGGCGCCCAGACCGGACGAATCCGCCAAGGGGATAACGTCGCGATGCTCGGCATCGGCTCCGGCATCAATTGCGTGATGATGGGAGTCGATTGGCAAGAGGCCCGCGTCCGCGGGGCAGGGGAGTTGCCGGCCGAAGTACTGCAAGTCGATCGCGATCAAGACGCAACTACTTGTTCATCGTCCGCTCAATAA
- a CDS encoding enoyl-ACP reductase FabI, which produces MSDFLQLAGKTFVVTGVANRKSIAWKIAEMLEGEGAKVVYVVRSEARKESLAKLLADREVHVCDVEREEEIAALTDKIAANHQVINGLVHSIAFADYSEGMRPFHETTKKQFLQAVDISCFSLVALSNALKDLFAHDASVVTISISTTRMASENYGFMAPIKAALDSSLAFLAKSFSQFSHVRFNAVGPSLLKTSASAGIPGYVDAYLFAEQAIPRKKALQTDEAASVAIFLLSPRSSGIQAQNLVVDAGMSINYFDRDIIERTMNK; this is translated from the coding sequence GTGAGCGATTTCCTGCAACTGGCCGGCAAAACCTTCGTCGTCACCGGCGTCGCCAACCGGAAGAGCATCGCGTGGAAGATCGCGGAGATGCTCGAAGGCGAAGGCGCCAAAGTCGTCTACGTCGTCCGTAGCGAGGCCCGCAAAGAAAGCCTGGCGAAGCTGCTGGCCGACCGCGAAGTGCATGTCTGCGACGTCGAGCGTGAAGAGGAAATCGCCGCCCTAACGGACAAGATCGCCGCGAATCACCAGGTGATCAACGGGCTGGTTCACTCGATCGCCTTCGCCGACTACAGCGAAGGGATGCGGCCGTTCCACGAAACGACCAAGAAGCAGTTCCTGCAAGCGGTCGACATCAGTTGCTTCTCGCTAGTCGCCTTATCGAACGCGCTGAAGGATCTCTTCGCGCACGACGCATCGGTGGTGACGATTTCGATTTCAACCACGCGGATGGCGAGCGAGAACTACGGCTTCATGGCCCCGATCAAAGCGGCGCTCGATTCGTCGCTCGCGTTTCTGGCGAAGAGTTTCAGCCAGTTTTCGCACGTTCGCTTCAACGCCGTGGGTCCGAGCTTGCTGAAGACGTCGGCGTCGGCCGGGATTCCCGGCTATGTCGACGCCTACCTGTTCGCCGAACAAGCGATCCCGCGGAAGAAGGCGCTGCAAACCGACGAAGCGGCCAGCGTGGCGATCTTTTTGCTCAGCCCGCGAAGCAGCGGCATCCAGGCGCAGAACCTGGTGGTCGACGCGGGGATGTCGATCAACTACTTCGATCGCGACATTATTGAGCGGACGATGAACAAGTAG
- a CDS encoding 3-hydroxyacyl-ACP dehydratase FabZ family protein, producing the protein MTRQAIYAAIPHRPPMLLVDEIVSQTEDTIVCRKTFHADEYFFQGHYPDFPLVPGVILCEATMQCGAILLSKFAAEGKGVPVATRLSDVKFKKMIRPGDTIEMEVKLTERMADAFFMQGKATCEGKVAVRFDFACTLAPAPGE; encoded by the coding sequence ATGACTCGCCAGGCTATTTACGCGGCGATCCCGCACCGACCGCCGATGCTGCTGGTCGACGAGATCGTCAGCCAAACCGAAGATACGATCGTCTGCCGCAAGACCTTCCACGCTGACGAGTACTTCTTCCAAGGGCATTACCCCGACTTCCCGCTCGTCCCCGGCGTCATCCTGTGCGAAGCGACGATGCAGTGCGGCGCGATCCTGCTGTCGAAGTTCGCCGCCGAAGGCAAGGGAGTTCCCGTTGCGACCCGCTTGAGCGACGTGAAGTTCAAAAAGATGATCCGCCCCGGCGACACCATCGAAATGGAAGTGAAGCTGACCGAGCGGATGGCGGACGCCTTCTTCATGCAGGGGAAAGCGACCTGCGAAGGGAAAGTCGCGGTTCGGTTTGATTTCGCCTGCACCTTGGCTCCGGCGCCGGGAGAGTAA
- a CDS encoding phytoene desaturase family protein, whose translation MPKDFLAGAKDYYDVVVIGSGLAGMTAANTLARAGRSVLLCEQHYKLGGMATWFKRPGGHIFDISLHGFPIGMIKSCKRYWTKEIADSIVQLKNIRFDNPMFSLTTTFNREDFTRLLIEQFQVPTETVHAFFDAARQMNFYDDQQTTTRELFDRFFPGREDVIRLLMEPITYANGSTLEDPAISYGIVFSNFMSKGVFTFEGGTDRLIHLMEEDMKKSGVDIRIRCDVEKILVENGRANGVVINGRTIKAGSVISNSNLRGTILELVGEDKFDAKFVEETKAVRLNNSSTQVYMALKPDDTIPEETGDLLFSSTAPAFRTDLLLSRDITSRTYSFYYPRTRPEGRPRCLIVSSTNARYEDWANLPEDEYEASKQDLVETTLDAIEKYVPNIRERIDHAEASTPRTFQHYTKHNLGSSFGTKFEGLAVSRALPDQLPGLYHAGSVGIIMSGWLGAINYGVIVSNDVDAYLLKTAEKNPFATTTK comes from the coding sequence ATGCCGAAAGATTTTCTCGCCGGAGCCAAAGACTATTACGACGTCGTGGTGATAGGCAGCGGCCTGGCCGGCATGACCGCCGCCAACACGCTGGCCCGCGCCGGTCGTTCGGTCCTCCTCTGCGAACAACACTACAAGCTGGGGGGCATGGCGACCTGGTTCAAGCGACCCGGGGGGCACATCTTCGACATTTCGCTCCACGGCTTTCCGATCGGCATGATCAAAAGCTGCAAGCGTTATTGGACGAAGGAAATCGCCGACTCGATCGTGCAGCTGAAGAACATCCGGTTCGACAACCCGATGTTCTCGCTCACCACCACCTTCAACCGCGAAGACTTCACCCGGCTGCTGATCGAGCAGTTTCAGGTTCCGACCGAAACGGTCCATGCGTTCTTCGACGCCGCGCGGCAGATGAACTTCTACGACGACCAACAGACGACGACGCGTGAGCTGTTCGATCGCTTCTTCCCTGGTCGTGAAGACGTCATTCGGCTGCTGATGGAGCCGATCACCTACGCCAACGGCTCGACCCTGGAAGATCCGGCGATCAGCTACGGCATCGTCTTCTCGAACTTCATGTCGAAGGGGGTCTTCACCTTTGAAGGTGGGACCGACCGCCTGATCCATCTGATGGAAGAGGACATGAAGAAGAGCGGCGTCGATATCCGTATCCGCTGCGACGTCGAGAAAATCCTGGTCGAAAATGGTCGCGCCAACGGCGTCGTCATCAACGGCCGCACCATCAAGGCCGGTTCGGTTATCTCCAACTCGAACCTGCGCGGCACGATCCTCGAACTGGTCGGCGAAGACAAGTTCGACGCGAAGTTCGTCGAAGAGACGAAAGCGGTTCGCCTGAACAACTCCAGCACCCAGGTCTATATGGCGCTGAAGCCGGACGACACGATTCCGGAAGAGACCGGCGACCTCCTCTTCAGCAGCACCGCCCCGGCGTTCCGTACCGACTTGCTGCTGAGCCGCGACATTACCAGCCGCACGTACAGCTTCTACTATCCACGGACTCGGCCTGAAGGTCGCCCGCGTTGCTTGATCGTCTCCAGCACGAACGCTCGCTACGAAGATTGGGCGAACTTGCCGGAAGACGAATACGAAGCGAGTAAGCAAGACCTGGTCGAAACGACCCTCGACGCGATCGAGAAGTACGTTCCGAACATTCGCGAGCGGATTGACCATGCCGAAGCGTCGACTCCCCGCACCTTCCAGCATTACACCAAGCACAACCTGGGCTCCAGCTTCGGGACCAAGTTTGAAGGCTTGGCCGTCAGCCGCGCGCTGCCGGATCAACTTCCGGGCCTGTACCATGCCGGCAGCGTCGGCATCATCATGTCGGGCTGGTTGGGGGCGATTAACTACGGCGTGATCGTCTCGAACGACGTCGACGCCTATCTGCTGAAGACGGCCGAGAAGAATCCTTTCGCCACCACCACGAAGTAA
- a CDS encoding phytoene desaturase family protein translates to MYDAIIIGAGMSGLSAGIRLAYYGQNVCILERHYTIGGLNSFYRMAGRDFDVGLHAVTNYAPKGDRRGPLGRLLRQLRFKWEEFALCEQRGSLISFPDVTLAFDNDIELLKSEVAAKFPGKADAFQRLLDNIIDYDDISDDNYAGSARDILYETLGDPLLVEMILCPLMWYGNARERDMDWGQFCIMFRSIFLEGFARPYKGVRLLLKNLVRKYRELGGELRLRNGVQRIVQEGDRAVGVVLDSGEELQARKIISSAGWFETMRMCGQPQEKLEGSPGVLSFIESISVLDKQPRDVGFDPTIVFYNDSEKFHWEMPRGEICDTRTGVICSPNNFVYPGEAQLDEGFMRITTLANFDRWTTMSDDEYRLAKLKWYDAAVASAVRFIPDFRRHIVATDMFTPKTIHRYTWHDNGAVYGAPDKRLSGETHLKDLYICGTDQGFVGIIGSIVSGLSIANRHVLQSAS, encoded by the coding sequence ATGTACGACGCGATCATCATTGGCGCTGGGATGTCGGGTTTGTCGGCCGGAATTCGGCTCGCTTACTACGGACAGAACGTTTGCATCCTCGAGCGCCACTACACGATCGGCGGGCTCAACTCGTTCTACCGGATGGCCGGACGCGATTTCGACGTCGGTTTGCATGCGGTGACCAACTATGCGCCGAAGGGAGACCGTCGCGGTCCGCTCGGTCGGCTGCTGCGGCAGTTGCGGTTCAAGTGGGAAGAGTTCGCCCTCTGCGAACAACGCGGCTCGTTGATTTCGTTTCCGGACGTCACCTTGGCGTTCGATAACGATATCGAATTGCTCAAGAGCGAAGTCGCCGCCAAGTTCCCCGGCAAGGCCGACGCGTTTCAGCGGCTGCTCGACAACATCATCGACTACGACGACATCTCCGACGACAACTACGCCGGATCGGCTCGCGATATTTTGTACGAGACGCTCGGCGATCCGCTGTTGGTCGAGATGATCCTCTGCCCGCTGATGTGGTACGGCAACGCGCGAGAACGGGACATGGACTGGGGACAGTTCTGCATCATGTTCCGCAGCATCTTCCTGGAAGGTTTCGCCCGACCGTACAAGGGCGTTCGTTTACTGCTGAAGAACCTGGTTCGCAAGTATCGCGAACTCGGCGGCGAGTTGCGACTGCGGAACGGCGTGCAGCGAATCGTGCAGGAAGGAGATCGCGCCGTCGGCGTCGTCCTCGACAGCGGCGAAGAGTTGCAAGCCCGCAAGATCATCTCCTCGGCCGGTTGGTTCGAGACGATGCGGATGTGCGGGCAACCTCAAGAGAAGCTGGAAGGCTCGCCGGGGGTGCTTAGCTTTATCGAGAGCATCTCGGTCCTCGACAAGCAACCGCGCGACGTCGGCTTCGATCCGACCATCGTCTTCTACAACGATTCCGAAAAGTTCCACTGGGAGATGCCCCGCGGCGAGATCTGCGATACGCGGACCGGCGTGATCTGCTCTCCCAACAACTTCGTCTATCCCGGCGAAGCGCAGCTGGACGAAGGGTTCATGCGAATCACGACCCTGGCCAATTTCGACCGCTGGACTACGATGTCGGACGATGAGTATCGACTGGCGAAGCTCAAGTGGTACGACGCGGCGGTCGCTTCGGCGGTCCGGTTTATCCCTGACTTCCGCCGGCATATCGTCGCGACCGACATGTTCACGCCGAAAACGATCCATCGTTACACGTGGCACGACAACGGCGCGGTGTATGGCGCCCCCGACAAGCGATTGAGCGGCGAAACGCACCTGAAAGACCTCTACATCTGCGGGACAGACCAAGGTTTTGTCGGTATCATAGGGTCGATCGTCAGCGGCTTGTCGATCGCCAATCGGCACGTCTTGCAGTCCGCCAGCTAG
- a CDS encoding acyl carrier protein codes for MTPAEIREEVLDILRDIAPDDDISDIDDAKPFREQLELDSMDFLDIVMELRKRHRVQIPEEDYPELGSMASTVAYLEPLMKDL; via the coding sequence GTGACGCCAGCGGAAATTCGTGAGGAAGTTCTAGACATCTTGCGCGACATCGCTCCAGATGACGACATTTCCGACATCGACGACGCGAAGCCGTTTCGCGAACAACTCGAACTCGACAGCATGGACTTCCTCGACATCGTCATGGAACTCCGCAAGCGTCACCGCGTTCAGATTCCGGAAGAAGACTATCCGGAACTCGGTTCGATGGCGAGCACCGTCGCTTATCTCGAACCCCTCATGAAAGACCTGTAA